A window from Deinococcus reticulitermitis encodes these proteins:
- a CDS encoding sensor histidine kinase, translating into MVPSLPVIFVVSADPAVAAALRAQLPEADVVHLRGGDELLREAHAQLPQVVLLYEKTLGPPLAEVLGILRQRAELAATRWLAVGSVGLGELLLAGADALLGSATPPAALAAQVRTLLRRAQQHLQLGERLGALQGRMDNWEHEERVRDQLVHMLVHDLKNPIAAVMGLLQLVEDDPSLSGESRELLRLCRDESQHLLHLTVNMLDVRKIQAGKMNLRRELMFSPMFEELITLACGDVGSGLRERRVEVEVERDLSPVSADPELLRRVIANLVSNALKHTMGGGLVRLEVGAEPAGIRVSVKDDGEGIPPEDIPNLFAAFEQSRLTLHGRFDTGMGLAFCKMAVEGHGGQIWLDSVRGEGAEFHFTLPYAQNADEDDDFAELLS; encoded by the coding sequence ATGGTTCCTTCCCTCCCCGTCATCTTCGTGGTTTCGGCAGATCCCGCAGTGGCCGCCGCCTTGCGCGCGCAGCTGCCGGAGGCGGACGTCGTGCACCTGAGGGGCGGCGACGAACTGCTGCGCGAGGCCCACGCCCAGCTGCCGCAGGTGGTGCTTCTCTACGAGAAGACGCTGGGCCCGCCGCTGGCCGAGGTGCTCGGCATCCTGCGTCAGCGCGCCGAGCTCGCCGCGACCCGCTGGCTGGCGGTGGGGAGCGTGGGCCTGGGTGAACTGCTGCTGGCCGGGGCCGACGCCCTGCTCGGCAGCGCCACGCCCCCGGCGGCGCTGGCCGCACAGGTCCGCACCCTGTTGAGGCGTGCCCAGCAGCACCTGCAACTCGGCGAGCGCCTCGGGGCCCTGCAGGGGCGCATGGACAACTGGGAGCATGAGGAGCGGGTGCGCGACCAGCTCGTGCACATGCTGGTTCATGACCTCAAGAACCCCATCGCGGCGGTGATGGGCCTGCTTCAGCTTGTGGAGGACGACCCCTCGCTCTCGGGCGAGTCGCGCGAGCTGCTGCGGCTGTGCCGTGACGAGTCGCAACACCTGCTGCACCTCACCGTCAACATGCTCGACGTCCGCAAGATCCAGGCCGGCAAGATGAACCTCCGGCGCGAGCTGATGTTCAGCCCGATGTTCGAGGAACTGATCACGCTTGCCTGCGGGGACGTGGGCAGCGGCCTGCGCGAACGCCGCGTCGAGGTCGAGGTCGAGCGTGACCTCAGCCCGGTAAGCGCCGACCCCGAACTTCTGAGGCGGGTGATCGCCAACCTCGTGAGCAACGCCCTGAAGCACACGATGGGTGGCGGCCTCGTGCGCCTGGAGGTCGGTGCCGAGCCCGCGGGGATTCGGGTCAGCGTCAAGGACGACGGTGAGGGCATCCCCCCCGAGGACATCCCCAACCTCTTCGCCGCCTTCGAGCAGTCGCGCCTGACGCTGCATGGCCGCTTCGACACGGGCATGGGGCTCGCCTTTTGCAAGATGGCGGTCGAGGGCCACGGTGGGCAGATCTGGCTCGATTCGGTGCGCGGCGAGGGCGCCGAGTTCCACTTCACCCTGCCCTACGCCCAGAACGCCGACGAGGACGACGATTTCGCCGAGCTGCTGAGCTGA
- the crtI gene encoding phytoene desaturase family protein, which yields MTTLPAPRADLPLPSLTRKRAIIVGAGIGGLSLGIRLQSLGFETTIVERLDGPGGRAYQKRTPDGYVFDMGPTVLTVPHFIEELFALERGHAHLNAPDYPPETLSGERVKEGVSGGPRTSEYVTLVPILPFYRIAFHDGTFFDYDGDPESTRRQIADLAPEDLAGYERFHADAEAIFRRGFLELGYTHFGDVGTMMKVVPDLLRLDAVRTLFSFTSKYFQSDKMRQVFSFETLLVGGNPLSVPAIYAMIHFVEKTWGIHYAMGGTGALVRAFVRKFEELGGVMRYGAGVDEILVTDRRGGPVRFPGRGGRVARGVRLDGGEELTADIVVSNGDWANTYLKRVPAAARVVNSDPRVRAARQSMSLLVIYFGFKDDGGPLPLKHHNILLGPRYEGLLGEIFGKKVLGEDFSQYLHVPTLTDPTLAPAGHHAAYTLVPVPHNASGLDWAVEGPRLVDRAFADIEARGMIPRLRERLTHLEYIDPNYFEQTLDSYLGNAFGPEPMLVQSAYFRPHNRSEDVKNLYLVGAGAQPGGGTPSVMMSAKMTARLIASDFGIHPDVQN from the coding sequence ATGACGACCCTTCCTGCTCCGCGCGCTGACCTTCCCCTTCCATCCCTGACCCGCAAGCGGGCGATCATCGTCGGTGCCGGCATCGGCGGGCTGAGCCTCGGCATCCGGCTGCAAAGCCTGGGGTTCGAGACCACCATCGTCGAGCGCCTGGACGGCCCCGGCGGGCGGGCGTACCAGAAGCGCACCCCGGACGGCTACGTGTTCGATATGGGGCCGACCGTGCTCACGGTGCCGCACTTTATCGAGGAACTGTTCGCTCTGGAACGCGGCCACGCCCACCTCAACGCGCCCGACTACCCGCCTGAAACCTTGAGCGGCGAGCGGGTCAAAGAAGGCGTGAGTGGCGGGCCGCGCACGAGCGAGTACGTCACGCTGGTGCCGATCCTGCCGTTTTACCGGATCGCCTTTCACGACGGTACCTTTTTCGACTACGACGGTGACCCCGAGAGCACCCGGCGCCAGATCGCCGACCTCGCGCCCGAAGACCTCGCGGGGTATGAGCGCTTCCACGCCGACGCCGAGGCGATTTTCCGGCGGGGCTTTCTGGAACTCGGCTACACGCATTTCGGGGACGTGGGGACGATGATGAAAGTCGTGCCGGATCTGCTGCGGCTCGACGCGGTCCGCACGCTGTTCTCGTTCACGTCCAAGTATTTCCAGTCGGACAAGATGCGTCAGGTCTTTTCCTTCGAGACACTGCTCGTCGGTGGCAACCCGCTGAGCGTGCCCGCGATCTACGCGATGATCCATTTCGTCGAGAAGACCTGGGGCATCCACTACGCGATGGGCGGCACCGGCGCCCTCGTGCGCGCCTTCGTGCGCAAGTTCGAGGAACTCGGTGGGGTGATGCGCTACGGGGCCGGCGTCGACGAGATCCTGGTCACGGACCGGCGCGGGGGGCCGGTGCGCTTTCCCGGGCGCGGAGGCCGGGTGGCCCGCGGGGTACGGCTGGACGGGGGGGAGGAACTGACGGCCGATATCGTGGTCAGCAACGGCGACTGGGCCAACACCTATCTCAAACGTGTGCCGGCGGCGGCGCGGGTGGTGAACTCCGACCCGCGCGTGCGGGCGGCGCGCCAGAGCATGAGCCTGCTCGTGATCTATTTCGGCTTCAAGGATGACGGGGGGCCGCTGCCGCTCAAGCACCACAACATCCTGCTCGGCCCGCGCTACGAGGGGCTGCTGGGCGAGATCTTCGGGAAGAAGGTGCTTGGTGAGGACTTCAGCCAGTACCTCCATGTCCCCACGCTGACCGACCCCACGCTCGCGCCGGCCGGGCACCACGCCGCTTATACGCTCGTTCCGGTGCCGCACAACGCGAGCGGCCTCGACTGGGCGGTGGAAGGCCCCAGACTCGTGGACCGGGCCTTCGCCGACATCGAGGCGCGCGGGATGATTCCGCGTCTGCGCGAGCGCCTGACGCATCTGGAATACATCGATCCGAACTACTTCGAGCAGACGCTCGACAGTTACCTCGGCAACGCGTTCGGCCCCGAGCCGATGCTGGTGCAGAGCGCCTACTTCCGGCCCCACAACCGCAGCGAGGACGTGAAGAACCTCTACCTCGTCGGCGCGGGCGCGCAGCCGGGGGGCGGCACGCCATCGGTGATGATGTCCGCGAAGATGACGGCCCGACTGATCGCTTCAGACTTCGGCATCCACCCCGACGTGCAGAACTGA
- a CDS encoding phytoene/squalene synthase family protein, with protein MTDLSPFAHAGSGQGLPLPSAAAEHCREITRSHSKTFYLGSRLFPPRQREAVWAVYAACRTGDDIADEGAGPETERHLAEWWARVQGAFGGQPHSDPVSQALAWAASEYSIPLAAFAELHEGLQMDLRGERYRDMDDLTLYCRRVAGVVGFMIAPISGYQGGDATLGHALRLGQAMQLTNILRDVGEDLARGRVYLPETLLDEYGLSRAVLERGVVTSEYRALMRHLAGLAREWYAEGRTGIPCLQGRARIAVLTAARAYEGILDDLERSDYDNFNRRAFVSGRRKLMLLPQVWWELRGAAGPAT; from the coding sequence ATGACTGACCTGTCTCCCTTTGCGCACGCTGGCTCCGGCCAGGGCCTGCCCCTGCCCAGTGCGGCGGCAGAGCATTGCCGCGAAATCACGCGCTCGCACAGCAAGACGTTTTATCTCGGGTCCCGCCTGTTTCCCCCCCGGCAGCGCGAGGCGGTGTGGGCGGTCTACGCCGCCTGCCGCACGGGCGATGACATCGCCGACGAGGGAGCCGGCCCGGAAACCGAGCGCCACCTGGCCGAGTGGTGGGCGAGGGTGCAGGGGGCTTTCGGCGGTCAGCCGCACAGCGATCCGGTCAGTCAGGCCCTGGCGTGGGCCGCGAGCGAGTACTCCATTCCGCTCGCGGCCTTCGCCGAGTTGCACGAGGGCCTTCAGATGGACCTGCGCGGCGAGCGCTACCGCGACATGGACGACCTGACCCTGTACTGCCGCCGGGTGGCGGGCGTGGTGGGGTTCATGATCGCGCCGATCAGCGGCTATCAGGGCGGCGACGCCACGCTCGGACACGCGCTGCGGCTCGGGCAGGCGATGCAGCTCACCAACATCCTGCGTGACGTGGGCGAGGACCTCGCGCGCGGCCGGGTCTACCTGCCCGAGACACTGCTGGACGAGTACGGCCTGAGCCGCGCGGTCCTCGAGCGCGGCGTCGTGACCTCCGAGTACCGCGCGCTGATGCGTCACCTCGCGGGGCTCGCGCGGGAGTGGTATGCCGAGGGCCGCACCGGGATTCCCTGTTTGCAGGGCCGCGCCCGGATCGCGGTGCTGACTGCCGCCCGCGCCTACGAGGGCATCCTCGACGACCTGGAGCGCTCGGACTACGACAACTTCAACCGCCGGGCCTTCGTGAGCGGGCGGCGCAAGTTGATGCTGCTCCCGCAGGTGTGGTGGGAACTGCGCGGCGCGGCAGGTCCGGCCACCTGA
- a CDS encoding class I SAM-dependent methyltransferase, whose product MPLSAQPQERVNSSRARLTPAQRSNFWPPVAAGYALWRARSLTVLSGEELALGREAALFLGLCRPQPGERWLDAGTSAGFYAGVLARAGAQVLAADLSPAMLAVARKREPAPQIEWAELNLEFSGLPSASFDGVTVGATLNETRDPARLLRELARLLRPGGTLWLMYAARTGTPAQERLARLGGLTFPDPAWVERQLPGLRRAAGARFGSVQFERYVGEAEKGATPHAPSR is encoded by the coding sequence ATGCCCCTTAGCGCTCAGCCCCAAGAAAGAGTCAATTCATCCCGAGCCCGCCTCACCCCGGCCCAGCGCAGCAACTTCTGGCCGCCGGTCGCCGCCGGATACGCCCTCTGGCGCGCACGGTCACTGACGGTGCTCAGCGGAGAGGAACTGGCGCTCGGGCGTGAAGCGGCGCTGTTCCTGGGCCTATGCCGCCCACAACCCGGCGAGCGGTGGCTCGACGCCGGCACGAGCGCAGGCTTTTATGCCGGGGTGCTGGCCCGTGCGGGGGCGCAGGTGCTCGCCGCCGACCTCAGCCCGGCGATGCTCGCGGTGGCCCGCAAGAGAGAGCCCGCGCCCCAGATCGAGTGGGCCGAGCTGAATCTGGAATTCAGTGGCCTGCCGAGCGCGAGCTTTGACGGCGTCACGGTCGGGGCCACCCTGAACGAGACCCGCGACCCCGCGCGGCTGCTGCGCGAGCTTGCCCGGCTGCTGCGCCCCGGCGGGACGCTGTGGCTGATGTACGCGGCGCGCACCGGCACCCCGGCGCAGGAGAGGCTCGCGCGGCTCGGTGGCCTCACATTTCCCGACCCGGCGTGGGTGGAGCGCCAGTTGCCGGGGCTGCGGCGTGCGGCGGGAGCCCGCTTCGGGAGCGTTCAATTCGAGCGCTACGTTGGGGAAGCGGAAAAAGGTGCCACGCCACACGCTCCCTCGCGCTGA
- a CDS encoding phage holin family protein, with protein sequence MEERKSMGSALVDVFDAGVVLVKSEIGAVAKKVGEVAKAKGIGVVLLIAAAGPLILGLIFLILAIFYGLIRLGLGAWVAALIIALVSLAVTAGLAMMGLKKLGQEVDTGLPKRRVDMSEIEGKSSQVAVDGKLDPTKSGVPASSLRFPVPAGAGAGVSVPAGAAAATASGSADGYAKVRVEDGSTTVPVYESDPDGRAHMYGDRLNERLEGDSSHGGSHGAAVRSTAGGIPVSTTPTFREDMRREGLDVDDVPRGSS encoded by the coding sequence ATGGAAGAACGCAAGAGTATGGGGAGCGCACTGGTCGACGTGTTCGACGCGGGAGTGGTCCTGGTCAAGTCCGAGATTGGCGCCGTTGCCAAGAAGGTCGGTGAAGTGGCCAAGGCCAAGGGCATCGGGGTGGTGCTGCTCATCGCCGCGGCCGGCCCGCTGATCCTGGGGCTGATTTTCCTGATCCTGGCGATTTTCTACGGTCTGATTCGCCTCGGCCTGGGGGCGTGGGTCGCCGCGCTGATCATCGCGCTGGTGAGCCTCGCCGTGACCGCTGGTCTGGCGATGATGGGCCTCAAGAAGCTCGGGCAGGAAGTGGACACCGGCCTGCCCAAGCGGAGGGTGGACATGAGCGAGATCGAAGGCAAGTCGAGTCAGGTGGCCGTCGACGGCAAGCTTGACCCCACGAAGAGCGGGGTGCCGGCGAGCTCGCTGCGTTTCCCGGTGCCGGCCGGGGCCGGGGCGGGCGTCAGTGTGCCGGCGGGTGCGGCGGCGGCCACGGCCTCCGGGTCCGCCGACGGCTACGCCAAGGTGCGGGTCGAGGACGGCAGTACCACGGTGCCGGTGTACGAGAGTGATCCCGATGGCCGCGCGCACATGTACGGTGACCGGCTCAACGAGAGGCTCGAGGGAGACTCCTCACACGGTGGGTCGCACGGCGCCGCGGTCCGGAGCACGGCGGGCGGCATTCCGGTCAGCACCACTCCGACGTTCCGCGAGGACATGCGCCGTGAAGGCCTCGATGTGGACGACGTGCCCCGTGGGAGCAGCTGA
- a CDS encoding Fur family transcriptional regulator — MTATRSTRQRDVISRVLAGAQGPLSVPEVLKRAQVELPGLGVATVYRTLKLLTEQRRIHPVLLDGETRYEVTGRGHHHHFSCTVCARVFTLHTCPVALPSGTVYPGGFVVEAHEITLYGRCPDCAQTPSRAPENALKPD; from the coding sequence ATGACGGCCACCCGCAGCACCCGGCAGCGCGACGTGATTTCGCGGGTGCTTGCCGGCGCGCAGGGGCCGCTCTCGGTGCCGGAAGTGCTGAAGCGGGCGCAGGTCGAGTTGCCGGGGCTCGGCGTCGCCACCGTGTACCGCACCCTCAAGCTGCTGACCGAGCAGCGGCGCATCCACCCGGTCTTGCTCGACGGCGAGACGCGCTACGAGGTCACCGGACGCGGACACCATCACCACTTCTCCTGCACGGTATGCGCGCGGGTCTTTACCCTCCATACCTGCCCCGTCGCGTTGCCGAGCGGCACGGTGTACCCGGGCGGCTTCGTGGTGGAAGCCCACGAGATCACGCTCTATGGCCGCTGCCCCGATTGTGCACAGACGCCGAGCAGAGCGCCTGAAAACGCCCTGAAACCTGACTAG
- a CDS encoding tryptophan 2,3-dioxygenase: MAPSSRAHQPPGPPPPDPSPPEDADAAARAHLDLTRSLSYGDYLHLDTLLAAHRPVTGAHDEHLFIAVHHVSELWLSLIVRELQAAMPLLAAGVTDAPLKGLTRVVRAQEQLTGAWEVLKTMTPADYLQFRSAFGQASGFQSAQYRMVELLLGNRDPVLLRPHAHRPDLYAPLQAALHAPSLYDLALRLLAARGITLPGEVLERDFTARPEEHPAVLDAWLAVYRDPEHHWDLYELAEKLLDVEDNFRRWRFNHLTTVERTIGFKRGSGGTSGAGYLRRALDVVLFPELWQVRTSL; this comes from the coding sequence ATGGCTCCCTCCTCCCGCGCCCACCAGCCCCCGGGTCCCCCGCCTCCGGACCCTTCACCACCAGAAGACGCCGACGCGGCGGCGCGGGCGCATTTGGACTTGACCCGCAGCCTGAGTTACGGCGATTACCTGCACCTCGACACCCTGCTCGCCGCCCACCGCCCGGTGACGGGGGCGCACGACGAACACCTCTTCATCGCCGTGCATCACGTCTCGGAGCTCTGGCTTTCCCTGATCGTGCGTGAGTTGCAAGCCGCGATGCCGCTGCTTGCCGCTGGGGTGACTGACGCGCCGCTCAAGGGACTGACCCGGGTTGTCCGCGCGCAGGAGCAACTCACGGGGGCATGGGAGGTCCTCAAGACGATGACGCCCGCCGATTACCTCCAGTTCCGCTCGGCCTTCGGGCAGGCGTCGGGCTTTCAGTCGGCGCAGTACCGGATGGTGGAACTTCTGCTCGGCAACCGCGACCCCGTGCTGCTGCGCCCGCACGCCCACCGCCCTGATCTGTACGCCCCGCTTCAGGCCGCTCTGCACGCGCCGAGCCTCTACGACCTCGCCCTGCGGCTGCTTGCCGCGCGGGGCATTACGCTTCCCGGCGAGGTGCTGGAGCGTGACTTCACGGCCCGCCCCGAGGAGCACCCGGCGGTGCTGGACGCGTGGCTGGCGGTCTACCGCGACCCCGAGCATCACTGGGACCTCTACGAACTCGCCGAGAAGCTCCTCGATGTGGAGGACAACTTCCGGCGCTGGCGCTTCAACCACCTCACCACCGTCGAGCGGACCATCGGGTTCAAACGGGGAAGCGGCGGCACCAGCGGCGCCGGCTACCTGCGCCGGGCGCTGGACGTGGTGCTGTTTCCCGAGCTGTGGCAGGTCCGGACCTCCCTTTAG